The Nicotiana tabacum cultivar K326 chromosome 14, ASM71507v2, whole genome shotgun sequence genome contains a region encoding:
- the LOC142169057 gene encoding secreted RxLR effector protein 161-like: MQAEAAIDVAIELTRNRRERRRETSGSFWTENEFGKEKSDLHAILSIIRHEIAYSVGIVSQFMQCPRSSHLDAARRILRYVKSSLDHGLMYGRHEEFVLSGFTDADWAEDVNDRHSTSGYCFSTGSAMVSWCSKKQAVVALSSTKVEYVAATMAAHECIWLKILIGEMLHKVDYAVQLRCDNESVVKLVSNPIFHGRTKHIDVRHHYIR; encoded by the exons ATGCAAGCAGAAGCTGCCATTGATGTAGCGATTGAGCTTACAAGGAACAGACGAGAGAGAAGAAGAGAGACCAGTGGAAGCTTCTGGACAGAGAATGAATTTGGTAAAGAGAAATCTGATCT TCATGCAATACTCTCAATAATAAGACATGAGATTGCTTATTCTGTTGGAATTGTTTCTCAGTTCATGCAATGTCCAAGAAGTTCACACCTAGATGCAGCAAGAAGAATTCTTCGTTATGTGAAGAGTTCACTTGATCATGGTCTGATGTATGGAAGACATGAAGAATTTGTATTAAGTGGCTTTACCGACGCGGACTGGGCTGAAGATGTGAATGACAGACATTCAACTTCGGGATATTGTTTCAGCACCGGGTCAGCCATGGTATCTTGGTGCAGTAAAAAGCAAGCAGTGGTGGCATTATCTAGCACCAAAGTTGAGTATGTCGCAGCAACTATGGCTGCGCACGAATGTATATGGTTGAAAATATTAATAGGAGAGATGCTGCACAAAGTTGATTATGCTGTTCAACTTAGATGTGATAATGAAAGTGTTGTCAAGCTTGTGTCGAATCCCATTTTCCATGGTCGGACGAAGCATATTGATGTTCGTCATCACTACATTCGATAA